A genomic window from Quercus lobata isolate SW786 chromosome 10, ValleyOak3.0 Primary Assembly, whole genome shotgun sequence includes:
- the LOC115964160 gene encoding germin-like protein subfamily 1 member 20: MSKAYLVTVALFALAFSLASASDPAPLQDFCVALKDYSDKSALFVNGKFCKDPKLVTADDFYFRGLNIPGNTYNKVGSNVTNVNVDTFPGLNTLGISLARIDFAPYGQNPPHTHPRGTEILVVLEGTLFVGFVTSNTDNRLFTKTLNKGDVFVFPVGLIHFQVNVGKTNAIAISGLSSQNAGAITIANAVFGSNPPINLDVLTKAFQLDKKVVEYLQKEF, translated from the exons ATGAGTAAAGCTTACCTTGTAACTGTTGCCCTCTTCGCCTTGGCATTCTCTCTTGCCTCTGCCTCTGACCCCGCTCCTCTGCAGGACTTCTGTGTTGCACTAAAGGACTACTCCGACAAGTCAGCTC TATTTGTTAATGGAAAGTTCTGCAAGGATCCAAAGCTTGTCACAGCTGATGATTTCTACTTTCGTGGATTGAACATTCCTGGGAACACATATAATAAAGTTGGGTCAAATGTCACTAATGTGAATGTGGACACATTTCCTGGCCTCAATACCCTTGGCATATCCCTTGCTCGAATCGACTTTGCACCATATGGACAAAATCCTCCCCACACTCACCCTCGCGGCACTGAAATCCTAGTAGTCTTGGAGGGTACTCTCTTCGTTGGTTTTGTAACATCCAACACCGATAATCGCCTCTTCACCAAAACCCTAAACAAAGGAGATGTTTTTGTCTTTCCAGTCGGTCTCATTCACTTTCAAGTCAATGTGGGAAAAACCAATGCAATTGCCATTTCTGGTTTAAGCAGCCAAAATGCAGGCGCAATCACAATAGCAAATGCTGTTTTTGGATCCAATCCTCCCATTAATCTTGATGTTCTGACCAAGGCCTTCCAACTCGACAAGAAAGTGGTTGAATATCTTCAGAAAGAAttctaa